A genomic segment from Pyrodictium occultum encodes:
- a CDS encoding methionine adenosyltransferase, giving the protein MPRNIVVESIRWQPIEEHSVELVERKGTGHPDTIADAAAEEATRLLSKYYLNRYGAVLHHNLDKVLVVGGQAAPRFGGGEVLQPIYIIVSGRATTEVRLEDGGVEKIPIGPIVLDAVKGWIKSNFRFLDPERHVIVDYKIGHGSADLVGIFELGKRQVPLANDTSVGVGFAPFSRLERLVYETERLLNSREFKEKNPEVGEDIKVMGLRRGRRVDITIAAAVISSLVSDMDHYLSVKDAIREAVLDLASRIAPDYDVEVHVNTGDKPDKGIVYLTVTGTSAEHGDDGMTGRGNRSYGLITPLRPMSLEAAAGKNPVSHVGKIYNVMAMNIARKVHESVKGVREVYVELLSQIGRPLNDPLVANVKVLAEKPGEPLSSDAVREIEAIVEEELDSYSKLTKLFIEGNISVF; this is encoded by the coding sequence GTGCCGCGGAACATTGTGGTCGAGAGCATCAGGTGGCAGCCTATAGAGGAGCATAGTGTAGAGCTCGTTGAGAGGAAGGGCACCGGGCACCCGGACACTATAGCCGATGCCGCGGCTGAAGAGGCTACCAGGCTTCTCTCCAAGTATTATCTAAACCGTTATGGCGCGGTGCTGCATCATAATCTCGACAAGGTGCTGGTTGTCGGTGGCCAGGCAGCTCCCAGGTTTGGCGGCGGCGAAGTACTACAGCCCATATACATCATAGTATCGGGTAGGGCAACCACAGAGGTTAGACTCGAGGACGGCGGGGTTGAGAAGATACCCATAGGCCCGATAGTGCTAGACGCTGTCAAGGGCTGGATAAAAAGCAACTTCCGCTTTCTAGACCCCGAGAGGCATGTGATAGTCGACTACAAGATTGGCCACGGCAGCGCCGACCTCGTCGGCATATTCGAGCTGGGCAAGAGGCAAGTACCGCTAGCCAATGACACCAGTGTTGGCGTAGGGTTTGCCCCGTTCTCCCGCCTCGAGAGGCTGGTGTATGAGACTGAGAGGCTTCTCAACAGCAGGGAGTTCAAGGAGAAGAACCCCGAGGTAGGCGAGGACATTAAGGTTATGGGGCTGCGCCGCGGCAGGAGGGTAGACATAACTATAGCCGCTGCGGTGATATCAAGCCTCGTCTCCGACATGGATCACTACCTCTCGGTCAAGGACGCCATACGTGAGGCCGTGCTGGATCTCGCCAGCAGGATCGCCCCCGACTACGATGTAGAGGTGCATGTTAATACCGGTGATAAGCCTGACAAGGGGATAGTGTACCTGACCGTCACCGGCACCAGCGCCGAGCATGGGGACGACGGCATGACGGGCCGTGGGAACAGGAGCTATGGCCTCATAACCCCTCTTCGGCCTATGAGCCTGGAGGCCGCGGCGGGCAAGAACCCGGTCAGCCACGTGGGCAAGATATACAACGTTATGGCCATGAACATTGCGAGGAAGGTACATGAGAGCGTCAAGGGCGTTCGTGAAGTCTACGTTGAGCTTCTCAGCCAGATAGGGAGGCCGCTCAACGACCCCCTGGTGGCGAATGTTAAGGTGCTTGCCGAGAAGCCTGGCGAGCCTCTGTCCAGCGATGCTGTGCGCGAGATAGAGGCTATAGTGGAGGAGGAGCTGGACAGCTACAGCAAGCTGACAAAGCTATTCATTGAGGGCAATATTAGCGTCTTCTAG
- a CDS encoding DUF460 domain-containing protein: protein MSLRVVGVDIEPGCSSGPRCYSVAIVEDGKLVAKYESVPIHRLIRLVWEHKPDILAVDNIQELAPSRRELVKITSMLPSELVIVQPTRMPDGTLVSVRKLAKLAGLEAGGSGKLSPSRTAYLVALLASMGYGSKIRFVEEKTRIVVAKSRRLKHGGMSSPRYQRRVRSAILRAVKDIKRMLDRHRLDYDLVFRKSGGGLDSAVFIVYAPRSRLNGIVKPHEDSDVRIEIQPVYSSRVVFEDSGHGGLQQARPYIIVGIDPGISTGIAAVDLNGRLVVALSRRGIDRSEVIEIIMRHGIPVMVATDVKPAPEFVKKLAAAIGVPVYEPPTSLSVEEKRSILEEYARRFPELRRIADAHVRDALAAAIKALHVHESKMRQAESYAAKLGLDVDIDAIKADVIRGATIAEAVERAINAALNGLGVRDYLVKRVRRRGGEKAETREEQKPADSITKLRAELETLRAENIALRAKLRELSEQLQRLEAEYRLLQIESRDALERDREINKLSHEVRLLRAELEKAREEAKTLRHELRELEEALFLAAAGEAIPAVQLGELDAEAVDRLSSLAANYGKLVAVVNAINPVQWKRHGPKVAGLLLAVLVPRDSLDRREAVEAHGVPVLPLEEYEAKRLGELVLLDERVIIDAFYRLKQMEERKRSERRGLGLMELKKMLEEYRARRMKTLLEDANIALNE from the coding sequence TTGTCTCTGCGCGTGGTCGGCGTCGACATAGAGCCCGGGTGCAGCAGCGGGCCCCGCTGCTACTCGGTAGCTATAGTGGAAGACGGGAAGCTCGTAGCCAAGTACGAGTCTGTACCCATTCACAGGCTTATACGGCTCGTCTGGGAGCATAAACCCGACATTCTCGCAGTGGATAATATACAGGAGCTTGCCCCCAGCCGGAGAGAGCTCGTCAAGATAACATCAATGCTGCCCTCCGAGCTCGTCATAGTCCAGCCCACTCGCATGCCCGACGGCACCCTGGTGAGCGTCCGCAAGCTCGCCAAGCTAGCCGGCCTAGAGGCCGGCGGCTCCGGGAAGCTCTCCCCCAGCCGGACCGCCTACCTTGTAGCCCTTCTAGCCTCGATGGGCTACGGCTCTAAGATACGCTTCGTCGAGGAGAAGACGAGAATAGTGGTGGCTAAGTCCAGGCGGCTGAAGCACGGGGGGATGAGCAGCCCCAGGTACCAGCGCCGTGTACGCTCAGCCATACTCCGGGCCGTGAAGGATATCAAGAGGATGCTGGACCGCCACCGGCTAGACTACGACCTGGTGTTCCGAAAGAGCGGCGGGGGCCTCGACAGCGCCGTCTTCATAGTCTATGCGCCGAGAAGCAGGCTTAACGGTATAGTCAAGCCGCACGAGGACAGCGACGTGAGGATAGAGATACAGCCCGTCTACAGCAGCCGCGTAGTCTTCGAGGACTCCGGGCACGGGGGGCTGCAGCAGGCCAGGCCCTACATCATAGTGGGCATAGACCCGGGGATCTCGACCGGCATAGCCGCCGTGGACCTGAACGGCCGTCTCGTGGTAGCGCTTAGCAGGAGAGGCATAGACAGGAGCGAGGTCATAGAGATCATCATGCGCCACGGAATACCTGTAATGGTGGCCACCGATGTGAAGCCCGCGCCAGAGTTCGTGAAGAAGCTGGCTGCCGCGATAGGGGTGCCCGTCTACGAGCCCCCCACATCGCTTAGCGTCGAGGAGAAACGGTCGATACTCGAGGAGTATGCAAGAAGGTTCCCTGAGCTACGCCGTATTGCAGACGCCCACGTCCGGGATGCGCTGGCTGCTGCAATCAAGGCCCTTCATGTCCACGAGTCTAAGATGAGGCAGGCCGAGTCCTACGCTGCGAAGCTAGGCCTGGACGTAGACATAGACGCCATAAAGGCGGACGTTATAAGGGGCGCCACTATAGCTGAGGCCGTGGAACGCGCTATAAACGCTGCTCTCAACGGGCTCGGAGTCAGAGACTACCTCGTGAAGAGGGTCAGGAGGCGCGGCGGCGAGAAGGCCGAGACCCGGGAGGAGCAGAAGCCTGCCGACAGCATAACCAAGCTGCGCGCAGAGCTGGAGACGCTTAGAGCCGAGAACATCGCGCTGCGCGCCAAGCTCCGGGAACTGAGCGAGCAGCTCCAGCGGCTGGAGGCGGAGTATAGGCTACTCCAGATAGAGAGCCGCGACGCCCTCGAGAGGGACCGCGAGATAAACAAGCTCTCCCACGAGGTTAGGCTGCTGAGAGCAGAGCTCGAGAAGGCCCGGGAGGAGGCGAAGACGCTTAGACACGAGCTACGCGAGCTAGAGGAGGCGCTCTTCCTGGCCGCCGCCGGCGAGGCGATACCCGCCGTCCAGCTCGGCGAGCTAGACGCTGAGGCTGTCGACAGGCTGTCAAGCCTCGCAGCCAATTACGGTAAGCTCGTGGCAGTCGTCAACGCGATCAACCCGGTGCAGTGGAAGAGGCACGGGCCAAAAGTGGCTGGGCTCCTGCTGGCAGTACTGGTACCAAGGGATTCGCTTGACCGCAGAGAGGCAGTCGAGGCCCACGGAGTACCTGTGCTCCCCCTGGAGGAGTACGAGGCCAAGAGGCTCGGCGAACTCGTACTCCTGGACGAGAGGGTGATCATTGATGCCTTCTACCGGCTGAAGCAGATGGAGGAGCGTAAACGGAGCGAGAGGCGCGGACTTGGACTCATGGAGCTGAAGAAGATGCTTGAGGAGTATCGGGCTAGGAGGATGAAAACTCTGCTAGAAGACGCTAATATTGCCCTCAATGAATAG
- a CDS encoding cupin domain-containing protein, which translates to MERGPCGEKVGRAVDVEASEASVGGEKLPGVYIRWLVSDKDGAPTFAMRMFTAEPGSHIPGHSHPWEHEIFVLSGSMRVRIGEREYAVGQGDFLYIPPNVHHEYFVGDKGVVFLCMIPLKPSVGEDYNPCKKG; encoded by the coding sequence GTGGAGCGTGGCCCCTGCGGCGAGAAGGTTGGTAGAGCTGTAGACGTGGAGGCCAGCGAGGCCTCGGTCGGCGGCGAGAAGCTCCCCGGCGTCTATATACGCTGGCTGGTCTCCGACAAGGATGGCGCGCCGACATTTGCTATGAGGATGTTCACGGCTGAGCCCGGCTCCCACATACCCGGGCATAGCCACCCCTGGGAGCATGAGATATTCGTGCTAAGCGGCTCCATGAGGGTCAGGATAGGCGAGAGAGAGTACGCCGTGGGGCAGGGAGACTTTCTATACATACCGCCCAACGTTCATCACGAGTACTTCGTCGGAGACAAGGGCGTAGTGTTCCTCTGCATGATACCCCTCAAGCCTAGCGTAGGCGAGGACTACAATCCCTGCAAGAAGGGTTAG
- a CDS encoding phosphoribosyltransferase encodes MPRVPVKLVSWEEVVEWSRGLARVIKQSGYKPTVVIAVARGGYVPARLLCDFLGVENLLSIQSQHWTEAAKASEKAVLKFPYRVDLRGHRALLVDDIVDTGETLILARDYVAREWGPEELRIATLQWISSVAKLKPDFYYMEVKDWVWFQYPWTRLEDVTQFIRRMLQEHSRETGQREWSYEEIKRLFKEWYGIEVEEFYYQDALEMLVESGLLEKTGDRYRLRT; translated from the coding sequence GTGCCCCGTGTACCGGTGAAGCTAGTATCCTGGGAGGAGGTAGTCGAGTGGAGCCGTGGCCTGGCCAGGGTGATTAAGCAGTCCGGCTATAAGCCCACAGTAGTCATAGCTGTGGCGCGCGGCGGCTATGTGCCGGCACGGCTCCTCTGCGACTTCCTCGGCGTCGAGAACCTCCTCAGCATCCAGAGCCAGCACTGGACGGAGGCTGCCAAGGCATCCGAGAAGGCTGTGCTAAAGTTCCCGTACAGGGTCGACCTCCGCGGCCACCGGGCCCTACTCGTGGACGACATCGTGGACACTGGCGAGACCCTTATACTGGCCCGCGACTACGTGGCCAGGGAGTGGGGCCCCGAAGAGCTTAGGATAGCGACGCTCCAGTGGATAAGCTCGGTAGCTAAGCTGAAGCCAGACTTCTACTACATGGAGGTCAAGGACTGGGTGTGGTTCCAGTACCCGTGGACAAGGCTGGAGGATGTGACCCAGTTTATACGCAGAATGCTCCAGGAGCACAGCAGAGAGACGGGCCAGAGGGAGTGGAGCTATGAGGAGATAAAGAGGCTGTTCAAGGAGTGGTACGGTATAGAGGTGGAGGAGTTCTACTATCAGGATGCGCTAGAGATGCTGGTCGAGTCCGGGCTGCTGGAGAAAACAGGTGACCGTTACCGCCTACGCACCTAG
- a CDS encoding aspartate dehydrogenase: protein MKRVAVIGCGNIGTEIARAVDKGVVRARLVALYDIEPGRCRRLASGLERERPLIAESLGQLLGQRPDLVVEAASQEAVRQYGEQILKRGIDLVVLSVGALLDSETRERLRGAAEATGARIHVPSGAVAGLDALKSMSLVGVDRLVLRTRKPPRALAGAPGARGVDLEGLREPRLIYRGPASEAVKLFPANVNIAAALALAAGREPLVEIVADPTVDRNIHEVEAESKVSRLHIVVENVPSPRNPRTSYLALLSIIDLLRSLTGSVYIIAG, encoded by the coding sequence GTGAAGAGGGTGGCAGTGATAGGCTGCGGCAACATAGGCACCGAGATAGCCAGGGCCGTGGATAAGGGCGTGGTGAGGGCCAGGCTCGTAGCCCTCTACGACATAGAGCCTGGGCGCTGCAGGAGGCTCGCCTCGGGGCTCGAGAGGGAGAGGCCCCTGATAGCGGAGAGCCTCGGGCAGCTACTGGGTCAGAGGCCGGACCTAGTTGTGGAGGCTGCAAGCCAGGAGGCTGTAAGGCAGTACGGAGAGCAGATACTGAAGAGGGGCATAGACCTAGTGGTGCTGAGCGTAGGGGCCCTCCTAGACAGCGAGACGAGGGAGAGGCTCCGGGGAGCGGCGGAGGCTACTGGAGCCAGGATACACGTGCCCTCCGGCGCGGTAGCGGGGCTAGACGCCCTGAAGTCGATGAGCCTAGTGGGGGTTGACAGGCTTGTTCTCCGCACGAGGAAGCCGCCCAGGGCCCTCGCAGGAGCCCCGGGGGCCCGGGGGGTGGATCTCGAGGGGCTCCGGGAGCCGAGGCTAATCTACCGGGGGCCAGCCAGCGAGGCTGTGAAGCTCTTCCCCGCGAATGTGAACATTGCTGCAGCCCTGGCTCTAGCCGCGGGCAGGGAGCCACTGGTCGAGATAGTTGCAGACCCTACTGTGGATAGGAACATCCACGAGGTGGAGGCCGAGTCCAAGGTCTCCAGGCTCCACATTGTGGTGGAGAACGTACCGAGCCCCCGGAACCCGAGAACGAGCTACCTGGCGCTGCTCTCCATTATAGACCTGCTGAGGAGCCTCACCGGCAGCGTCTACATAATCGCCGGCTAG
- the nadC gene encoding carboxylating nicotinate-nucleotide diphosphorylase, which produces MSEYLLEQLFLEWLREDAPHGDLASELLIPPGLEVRAVVRANERGVAACVEDVARVLERLGLEARPLKRSGETVEPGDLVLEVRGEARRVLLVERTLLNLLSYLFGVATATRELVEKARRVNPHVRVAATRKIPPGLRYLAKRAVAAGGGDTHRLSLSDAVLIKDNHLAVLGDVAEAVRRARERASFIHRVEVEVETVEDAVRAAKAGADVVMLDNMSPREVAEAIRRLEEEGLRGRVLVEVSGGITPENIAEYARAGPDVVSTSYITMKARPVDLSLEVVEVLGREEGGSDRLRQHRHRDSQGRG; this is translated from the coding sequence ATGTCCGAGTATCTCCTCGAGCAGTTGTTCCTCGAGTGGCTGAGGGAGGACGCGCCCCACGGCGACCTGGCAAGCGAGTTGCTCATACCCCCGGGGCTCGAGGTAAGGGCCGTGGTTAGGGCCAACGAGAGGGGGGTAGCCGCCTGCGTAGAGGATGTGGCAAGGGTGCTGGAGAGGCTGGGCCTGGAGGCGAGGCCGCTGAAGAGGAGCGGCGAGACCGTGGAGCCCGGGGACCTGGTCCTGGAGGTGAGGGGCGAGGCCCGCAGGGTGCTCCTGGTAGAGAGGACTCTCCTCAACCTGCTAAGCTACCTGTTCGGCGTAGCCACTGCCACCAGGGAGCTAGTGGAGAAGGCTAGGCGCGTTAACCCCCATGTCCGGGTGGCTGCAACCAGGAAGATCCCGCCAGGGCTGCGCTACCTGGCCAAGAGGGCCGTGGCTGCCGGGGGCGGGGATACGCACCGGCTCAGCCTCAGCGACGCCGTGCTGATCAAGGATAACCATCTAGCCGTGCTGGGGGACGTGGCGGAGGCCGTGAGGAGGGCCCGGGAGAGGGCTAGCTTCATCCACCGGGTAGAAGTCGAGGTGGAGACCGTGGAAGACGCTGTGAGGGCTGCCAAGGCGGGAGCCGACGTGGTAATGCTTGACAACATGTCGCCCAGGGAGGTGGCGGAGGCGATACGCAGGCTCGAGGAGGAGGGGCTCCGGGGCCGCGTGCTCGTGGAGGTTAGCGGCGGGATCACCCCAGAGAATATCGCCGAGTACGCTCGTGCAGGGCCCGACGTGGTGAGCACGAGCTATATAACGATGAAGGCGCGGCCGGTGGATCTAAGCCTGGAGGTGGTGGAGGTGCTAGGCCGTGAAGAGGGTGGCAGTGATAGGCTGCGGCAACATAGGCACCGAGATAGCCAGGGCCGTGGATAA
- the nadA gene encoding quinolinate synthase NadA, translated as MGYLDSLVERIEELKRRRNAVILAHNYQLPEVQDIADYVGDSLELARKAMEASADVIVMAGVRFMAETAAILNPDKAVLHPSPEAGCPLASFLSVDVIKRYREKYPGRPLVVYVNSYAEAKYYADYIVTSASAARLVSRLEEEEVLFAPDRNLASYVAEVAGKRVIPVPVGGHCPVHEYLVNEYYVRRALEEHPGAKLLVHPEAPPAARRLADFVGSTSQMLRAIGELGGDEFLLGTEEGLVHRARRLYPGKRVYPVNPGAVCIDMKKITLQNIAHALENMKPVVRVDESIAGRVREVLERSLELVR; from the coding sequence ATGGGCTATCTTGACAGCCTTGTTGAGAGGATAGAGGAGCTGAAGAGGCGTAGGAACGCTGTGATACTCGCCCACAACTACCAGCTGCCGGAGGTGCAGGACATAGCAGACTATGTGGGGGATAGCCTGGAGCTCGCTAGGAAGGCTATGGAGGCCAGCGCCGACGTGATAGTCATGGCTGGCGTCCGGTTCATGGCTGAGACGGCTGCGATACTCAACCCGGACAAGGCCGTGCTACATCCAAGCCCCGAGGCGGGTTGCCCCCTAGCATCCTTCCTCAGCGTGGATGTCATCAAGAGGTACCGGGAGAAGTACCCCGGCAGGCCGCTTGTAGTCTATGTGAACTCCTACGCCGAGGCAAAGTACTATGCGGACTACATAGTGACTAGTGCCTCCGCGGCCAGGCTGGTCTCCAGGCTCGAGGAAGAGGAGGTCCTCTTCGCGCCCGACCGCAACCTCGCCTCCTATGTGGCGGAGGTCGCCGGGAAGAGGGTAATACCGGTCCCCGTGGGCGGCCACTGCCCGGTCCACGAGTACCTTGTGAACGAGTACTATGTGAGGAGGGCGCTGGAGGAGCACCCTGGGGCTAAGCTGCTTGTCCACCCGGAGGCGCCGCCGGCCGCGAGGAGGCTAGCCGACTTCGTGGGTAGTACTAGCCAGATGCTCCGGGCGATAGGCGAGCTTGGGGGCGACGAGTTCCTCCTTGGAACCGAGGAGGGGCTCGTTCACCGTGCTAGGCGGCTCTACCCAGGCAAGCGGGTCTACCCGGTGAACCCCGGGGCTGTCTGCATAGACATGAAGAAGATAACGCTCCAGAATATAGCCCATGCCCTGGAGAACATGAAGCCCGTGGTGAGAGTTGACGAGAGTATAGCTGGAAGGGTTAGGGAGGTGCTGGAGAGGTCCCTCGAGCTGGTGAGGTAG